The following coding sequences are from one Wenzhouxiangella sp. AB-CW3 window:
- a CDS encoding DUF4097 family beta strand repeat-containing protein has translation MYKQSVFALILCFLASAALASETVDEQRPMSPDGRIQFSAVTGEYRITGSDDDRLTITGTLGADVRELSIDGDESSWNVKLHPVRGGGRMSRGASSSNLTIAVPHGVEVEASTVSGDIEAENLAGRRVNLQSVSGSIRLNGVVPEQLEVQTVSGQQRMDAAGLRGNRLRSVSGNIEAGNLAGRIDVNSVSGGIRLDGADVEELNIETVSSRATINLKPAANARYRITSHSGNIDLILPADTPLDLRANTFSGRISSDFGGEVRSGRGPGERLDHRTGDGSVQVESKSFSGSIEVRKQD, from the coding sequence ATTCGCCCTGATTCTCTGCTTCCTGGCATCCGCGGCCCTTGCTTCGGAGACCGTCGATGAACAGCGTCCAATGAGTCCCGACGGACGCATCCAGTTCAGTGCCGTTACCGGCGAGTACCGGATCACGGGTAGCGACGATGACCGGCTCACCATTACCGGAACGCTTGGCGCGGATGTGCGCGAACTCAGCATCGACGGTGATGAATCTTCCTGGAACGTCAAACTCCATCCGGTCCGGGGTGGGGGCCGCATGTCGCGCGGCGCCAGCAGCTCGAACCTGACCATCGCCGTGCCGCATGGTGTGGAAGTCGAAGCCAGCACGGTCAGTGGCGATATCGAAGCCGAGAATCTCGCGGGCCGCCGGGTCAATCTTCAGTCGGTCAGCGGCTCGATACGGTTGAACGGCGTTGTGCCGGAACAACTTGAAGTGCAGACCGTCAGCGGCCAACAGCGCATGGATGCCGCTGGATTACGCGGCAATCGCCTGCGCTCGGTCAGCGGCAATATCGAGGCCGGCAACCTGGCCGGGCGGATCGACGTCAACAGCGTTTCGGGCGGCATCAGGCTCGACGGGGCCGATGTGGAAGAACTCAATATCGAAACCGTATCGAGCCGCGCCACCATCAATCTGAAGCCAGCGGCCAACGCCCGCTATCGCATCACCAGCCACAGCGGCAACATCGATCTGATACTGCCCGCAGATACGCCGCTGGACCTGCGCGCCAACACTTTCTCCGGACGCATCAGTAGCGATTTCGGCGGCGAAGTCCGGAGCGGTCGCGGCCCGGGCGAACGGCTCGATCACCGTACCGGCGACGGCAGTGTTCAGGTGGAATCGAAAAGTTTCAGCGGCAGCATCGAAGTCCGCAAGCAAGACTGA